A region of Paenibacillus thiaminolyticus DNA encodes the following proteins:
- a CDS encoding phosphotriesterase family protein, producing the protein MSFIRLLDQDIPKEQLGFTYSHEHIVCRPAHWSERGEDDLLLDDPAKSKLDVLDFKSYGGQSIVDATAIDYGRDVPAVHHIMKDTGVQIIGTAGFNKSFLWDGKIKDELKPVLGDYETYYEWIEAKSINELTEFVIREVEEGLEGTPFRAGQVKFGTGYNRITPLEEKTLRAVARAHHATKAPIHSHTEVGTLALEQIELLRSENVDVSFLSIGHMDRNPDPYYHEQVARMGCYLSFDGIAKIKYAPESTRIQLILELVRKGYEDQILISGDTARKSYYKHYDYGLGLRHIIADWVPRFIDEANRAGFDGQQLVNKFFISNPANCFAFKR; encoded by the coding sequence ATGAGTTTTATCCGATTGCTTGATCAAGATATACCGAAGGAACAACTGGGATTCACTTATTCCCACGAGCATATCGTCTGCCGGCCCGCTCACTGGTCTGAACGCGGCGAAGATGACTTATTGCTGGACGATCCGGCCAAATCGAAGCTGGATGTGCTTGATTTCAAATCCTATGGCGGACAATCGATCGTCGACGCAACGGCAATCGACTACGGGCGCGATGTGCCCGCCGTTCATCACATTATGAAGGACACCGGCGTTCAGATTATCGGCACCGCCGGGTTCAACAAAAGTTTCCTGTGGGATGGAAAAATCAAAGACGAGCTCAAGCCCGTCCTCGGCGATTATGAGACATATTATGAATGGATCGAGGCGAAGAGCATCAACGAATTAACCGAGTTCGTCATCCGCGAAGTCGAGGAGGGCCTTGAGGGCACTCCGTTCCGGGCCGGGCAGGTTAAGTTCGGAACCGGTTACAACCGGATTACCCCGCTCGAGGAAAAGACGCTGCGCGCCGTCGCCCGCGCTCATCATGCAACCAAAGCGCCGATTCATTCCCATACGGAAGTCGGCACGCTGGCTCTGGAGCAGATTGAGCTGCTCCGCAGCGAGAATGTCGATGTCAGCTTCCTTAGTATCGGCCATATGGATCGCAATCCCGATCCTTATTATCACGAGCAGGTTGCACGGATGGGCTGCTATCTCTCCTTCGACGGGATCGCCAAAATCAAATACGCCCCGGAGAGCACGCGCATCCAGCTTATCCTGGAACTCGTGCGCAAAGGCTATGAGGATCAGATTCTAATCAGCGGCGATACGGCGCGCAAAAGCTATTACAAGCACTACGACTACGGTCTTGGCTTGCGGCATATTATCGCGGACTGGGTGCCGCGGTTCATCGATGAAGCGAACCGGGCCGGGTTCGACGGCCAACAGCTGGTGAACAAATTTTTCATAAGCAATCCGGCTAACTGCTTCGCTTTCAAGCGATAA
- a CDS encoding creatininase family protein, protein MNFQEENAMDVAGKIEQSLCAILPIGAVEAHGPHLPLGTDNLLAERLARLLANRTNSFVLPTLPYGQVWSLQNFPGSINVSNEALIRMLYDIGESLVRQGFRIFAMLNGHLGNAPALKDAARLLYRDYPELKVYYFFYPGSKETIAKVRDTPSSHASYFHACELETSYMLYLAEEHVDMSRAVNDPPTIDLEADCTPTPWETFTSTAVLGDATLATKEKGQQIIESTLQTMTAIIANAKQRILLEREP, encoded by the coding sequence ATGAATTTTCAAGAAGAGAACGCCATGGATGTTGCCGGCAAAATTGAACAAAGTCTATGTGCGATTCTGCCGATCGGGGCCGTGGAGGCGCACGGCCCTCATCTCCCTCTGGGCACCGACAATCTGCTCGCCGAGCGGTTGGCCCGGCTGCTGGCGAACAGAACGAACAGCTTCGTTCTGCCGACTCTTCCCTATGGGCAAGTGTGGAGCCTCCAGAATTTCCCCGGCAGCATCAATGTCTCTAATGAAGCGCTGATCCGGATGCTGTACGACATCGGGGAGAGTCTGGTCCGCCAGGGCTTCCGCATCTTCGCGATGCTGAACGGCCACCTGGGCAACGCGCCCGCCCTGAAGGATGCGGCCCGGCTGCTCTATCGGGATTATCCGGAGCTGAAGGTATACTACTTCTTCTACCCCGGCTCCAAGGAAACGATCGCGAAGGTCCGGGACACGCCGTCTTCCCATGCCTCCTATTTCCATGCTTGCGAACTGGAAACGTCCTATATGCTTTATCTGGCGGAAGAACATGTGGATATGTCCAGAGCTGTCAATGATCCCCCGACGATCGATCTGGAAGCCGACTGCACCCCGACTCCATGGGAGACGTTCACCTCCACCGCTGTGCTCGGCGACGCGACGCTGGCCACGAAGGAGAAGGGACAACAAATCATTGAATCTACCTTGCAGACGATGACCGCGATAATCGCGAATGCCAAGCAACGAATTCTATTAGAGAGGGAGCCATGA
- a CDS encoding SIS domain-containing protein has translation MLHTYLNHIHDMLHRIEQQEANAISLAATKTAEAIMNGGIIHLFGCGHSHILTEEVFYRAGGLVPIRPIFVEKLMLHEGAVRSSELERQNGLAETFMEEQNIRPGEVMFVLSTSGRNPVPVDAALIAKAKGAFTIGITSLAYSQSQPSRHRSGKHLYDAVDLVIDNYAVKGDAILTHPDVPVPFTPTSTVTGAAILNAILAEAIARMAEQGYNPPVFLSGNIDGADEHNNALIERYRERIPLLS, from the coding sequence ATGCTTCATACGTACTTGAACCACATTCATGACATGCTGCACCGTATCGAACAACAGGAAGCGAATGCGATTAGTCTGGCCGCCACGAAGACAGCGGAAGCCATCATGAACGGGGGAATTATTCATCTGTTCGGCTGCGGACACTCCCATATTTTGACAGAAGAAGTATTCTACCGGGCCGGCGGGCTTGTGCCGATCCGGCCTATCTTCGTCGAGAAGCTGATGCTTCACGAAGGGGCGGTCCGTTCCTCGGAGCTGGAACGGCAGAACGGCCTGGCGGAGACATTCATGGAAGAGCAAAATATTCGTCCCGGAGAGGTGATGTTCGTTCTCTCCACTTCCGGACGGAATCCGGTTCCGGTGGATGCCGCTCTGATCGCCAAGGCCAAAGGCGCGTTCACGATCGGCATTACCTCGCTTGCCTATTCCCAGAGCCAGCCATCCCGGCATCGAAGCGGCAAGCATTTATATGACGCCGTTGATCTCGTCATCGACAATTATGCGGTGAAGGGCGACGCCATATTGACCCATCCGGATGTGCCGGTTCCCTTTACGCCGACTTCGACGGTCACCGGCGCTGCGATTCTCAACGCCATTCTGGCGGAAGCCATTGCGAGGATGGCTGAACAGGGCTATAACCCCCCTGTATTTCTAAGCGGCAATATCGACGGAGCCGATGAGCATAACAACGCTCTGATCGAGCGTTATCGGGAGAGAATCCCCCTGCTTTCTTGA
- a CDS encoding HPr family phosphocarrier protein — MVTKQLVIQNEQGFHVRPAQLFTDKASEFKSTIKVRSESGEEADATSMLELMTLGLVKGTSITLEAEGPDQQEAIEALAGLIESKFGED, encoded by the coding sequence ATGGTAACCAAACAACTCGTAATCCAAAATGAACAAGGCTTTCATGTGCGTCCCGCACAGCTATTTACCGATAAGGCCAGCGAATTCAAGTCCACGATCAAGGTCAGATCCGAGAGCGGAGAAGAAGCCGATGCCACCAGCATGCTGGAACTGATGACGCTAGGCCTCGTCAAAGGAACTTCGATTACGCTCGAAGCCGAAGGACCCGATCAGCAGGAAGCGATCGAGGCGCTGGCCGGGCTGATCGAGAGCAAGTTCGGTGAAGACTGA
- the ptsP gene encoding phosphoenolpyruvate--protein phosphotransferase → MAEQHIHGIGASNGIRIAKALVLRNQSDLANRRETISQEETEAELERLKQAREKSEAELLELAEHAKQTLGEKQAGIIVGQARMLSDPALYPLMEKKVAEEHLSAEHAVSAVTEQFAARFERLDNEYMRERAADIRDLGKRLLARLGGGQRTGLSGLREEVILVADDLAPSEAVQLDKRYVQALVTEMGGKTAHTSILARSLGIAAVVGAGEPVRQIVDGEWLIVDGSEGLCIRMPEPETLEAYRRRQESEQGELQALARFRERPAETKDGVRVEMAANIGTVQEAAAAKELNAEGIGLYRTEFLFMNTDRMPDEEAQYAAYREAAQQMGGKPVVIRTLDIGGDKELPYLDLPHEANPFLGYRAIRIGLDRQELLRTQLRAIVRASHYGNVKVMFPMISSLEEWRQAKAIYEQARKEVVADGHSISDAIEVGIMVEIPSAALLARSFAAEVDFFSIGTNDLVQYTLAVDRMNEKVSYLYDYFHPAVLQLIERVIDAAHEHGKWAGMCGGMAADPLAAPLLMGLGLDEWSMEAASITTVKRALSRLDSRDCRALAGRLLQLSTTEEVRQALRGYVDGLPEQ, encoded by the coding sequence ATGGCGGAGCAGCACATTCATGGCATCGGAGCATCGAACGGGATACGGATCGCCAAAGCGTTGGTGCTCCGGAATCAGAGTGACCTGGCCAACAGGCGCGAGACCATTAGCCAGGAGGAGACCGAGGCTGAATTGGAGCGGTTGAAGCAGGCCAGGGAGAAGAGCGAGGCCGAACTGCTCGAGTTAGCAGAGCATGCGAAGCAGACGCTCGGCGAGAAGCAGGCCGGCATTATCGTCGGCCAGGCGCGGATGCTGTCCGATCCGGCGCTCTATCCGCTCATGGAGAAGAAGGTAGCCGAGGAACACCTGAGCGCCGAACATGCGGTAAGCGCCGTGACCGAGCAATTTGCCGCCCGGTTCGAGCGGCTCGACAACGAATATATGCGGGAGCGAGCCGCTGATATTCGTGACCTGGGCAAGCGTCTGCTGGCGCGGCTCGGGGGCGGACAGCGGACCGGCCTGTCCGGCTTGCGCGAGGAGGTCATCCTCGTCGCCGATGACCTGGCGCCATCTGAGGCGGTCCAACTCGACAAGCGGTATGTGCAAGCGCTGGTGACGGAGATGGGCGGAAAGACGGCGCACACATCGATTCTGGCACGCTCGCTCGGCATCGCAGCCGTCGTCGGAGCCGGAGAACCCGTTCGCCAGATTGTTGACGGGGAATGGCTTATTGTCGACGGAAGCGAGGGACTCTGCATCCGGATGCCGGAGCCGGAGACCCTCGAAGCGTACCGTCGTCGCCAAGAGAGCGAGCAGGGCGAGCTTCAGGCCTTGGCCCGGTTCAGAGAACGGCCGGCGGAGACGAAGGACGGCGTCCGTGTGGAAATGGCGGCAAATATCGGGACGGTTCAGGAAGCGGCCGCGGCCAAGGAGCTGAACGCGGAAGGCATCGGCTTGTACCGGACCGAGTTCCTGTTCATGAATACGGACCGCATGCCGGACGAAGAAGCTCAGTATGCCGCTTACCGGGAAGCAGCACAACAGATGGGCGGCAAGCCGGTTGTCATCCGCACCTTGGATATCGGCGGAGACAAGGAGCTTCCCTATCTGGATCTGCCGCACGAGGCGAATCCGTTCCTTGGCTACCGCGCCATCCGTATCGGACTCGACCGGCAGGAGCTGCTGCGCACACAGCTGAGGGCGATCGTGCGCGCGAGCCATTACGGGAATGTCAAGGTGATGTTCCCGATGATATCGAGCCTCGAGGAATGGCGGCAGGCTAAGGCCATCTATGAGCAAGCGCGCAAGGAGGTCGTTGCTGACGGCCATTCTATATCCGATGCGATTGAGGTCGGCATTATGGTTGAAATCCCCTCAGCCGCCCTGCTTGCCAGGTCGTTCGCCGCGGAAGTCGATTTCTTCAGCATCGGAACGAATGATCTCGTGCAGTATACGCTGGCCGTAGACAGAATGAACGAGAAGGTATCTTATCTGTACGATTACTTCCATCCCGCCGTCCTGCAACTGATTGAGAGGGTGATCGACGCCGCTCATGAGCACGGCAAATGGGCCGGCATGTGCGGCGGCATGGCCGCCGATCCTCTGGCCGCCCCGCTGCTCATGGGGCTCGGTCTCGATGAATGGAGCATGGAAGCTGCCTCCATCACCACCGTGAAGCGAGCGCTTTCTAGGCTGGACAGCCGCGATTGCAGAGCGCTGGCCGGGCGCTTGCTCCAGCTGAGCACGACCGAAGAAGTGCGGCAAGCGCTGCGCGGGTACGTGGATGGCTTGCCGGAGCAATAA
- a CDS encoding acyl-CoA dehydrogenase yields the protein MIYWKEQDGSAPVPVPECTGKTGEAGVIPMFFNSEEIAYIREQSAEMERTGSLAPGVLDLLFNKGTFKLFVPKRLGGSMMPLPEAVRLFEEASWVDGNVGWTITIGSGGGFFVPFLPPATAERLFSPPHAVVAGSGMPTGTARRVAGGYIVSGQWKYCSGSKHASLFTANALIDNDGAAAEPDMRSFAFLPDQVMIEEDWDAFGLQATDSHTISVREQFVPEEMTFLLTERQTEDRDAIYDYPFLPFAQASFAGVAVGLGRRFLDEAERMLEAQRTAWSASERAAFIERLLAAQRSKLAAAVEPFYREQESSWKRVTGGGTLDDDEQARVTASCRHAARAALECAQAVFPYMGMTSVMKSAPLNRVWRDLQTASHHSLLVSFEDEGAEAEQATVS from the coding sequence ATGATATATTGGAAGGAGCAGGACGGGAGCGCACCGGTTCCCGTCCCGGAATGCACCGGCAAGACCGGAGAAGCAGGAGTGATACCGATGTTTTTCAACTCAGAAGAAATTGCGTACATTCGTGAGCAGTCGGCGGAGATGGAGCGGACCGGAAGCCTGGCGCCGGGCGTTCTTGATCTGCTGTTCAATAAAGGCACATTCAAGTTGTTCGTGCCCAAGCGGCTTGGAGGGAGCATGATGCCGCTGCCGGAGGCGGTTCGCCTCTTCGAGGAGGCTTCCTGGGTCGACGGGAATGTAGGCTGGACGATCACGATCGGTTCCGGAGGCGGATTCTTCGTCCCGTTCTTGCCGCCTGCTACTGCGGAGCGTTTATTCTCGCCGCCTCATGCGGTCGTGGCCGGATCGGGCATGCCGACCGGAACGGCCCGCCGTGTCGCGGGAGGATATATCGTCAGCGGTCAATGGAAATATTGCAGCGGCTCGAAGCATGCGAGCCTGTTCACGGCGAATGCGCTCATCGACAATGATGGCGCCGCTGCGGAGCCAGATATGCGCTCGTTCGCTTTCCTGCCGGATCAGGTGATGATTGAAGAGGATTGGGATGCCTTCGGCCTGCAGGCGACGGACAGCCATACGATATCCGTGCGGGAGCAATTCGTGCCGGAAGAGATGACCTTCCTGCTGACGGAGCGCCAGACAGAGGACCGGGACGCGATCTATGATTATCCGTTCCTTCCGTTCGCGCAGGCATCGTTCGCCGGTGTCGCCGTCGGCCTGGGGCGCCGCTTCCTTGACGAAGCGGAGCGGATGCTGGAGGCCCAGCGCACGGCCTGGTCGGCATCCGAACGCGCCGCCTTCATCGAGCGGTTGCTCGCGGCGCAGCGCTCGAAGCTGGCTGCCGCGGTCGAACCGTTCTACCGCGAGCAGGAGTCATCATGGAAGCGGGTGACCGGAGGCGGCACGCTGGATGACGATGAGCAAGCGCGCGTGACCGCATCCTGCCGGCATGCGGCTCGGGCCGCACTCGAATGCGCCCAGGCCGTCTTCCCGTACATGGGGATGACATCGGTCATGAAGAGTGCTCCATTGAACCGGGTCTGGCGCGATCTGCAGACAGCCTCCCACCATTCGCTGCTCGTCTCGTTCGAAGACGAGGGAGCAGAAGCCGAACAAGCGACCGTCTCATAG
- a CDS encoding NUDIX hydrolase N-terminal domain-containing protein encodes MIRTVLFDFDGTLADTLPLSLHAFRLVFQTYDKRSLTDHDIMSMFGPTEDGILAANLRHKGFLPQAIEAYYEHYRRWHPSRVRSSGPVMNLLRELKARGLSIGVLTGKSRRSYDISVRHLGLDSYIDASVTGDDVQQPKPHPEGIYQLLQTMGLAPNEIVWVGDSEADIAAGRRAGVLTFAAQWFGTVQTRQFETQPNGMFRQPQELLDVISSQGADSSADRRWLDWTLRIQAIAQTGLAYGADIYDRERYEELRDICVAMMAEQTGAEKPAVELAFARDSGYATPKVDIRGVVFQHNRVLLVKEKSDGCWALPGGWADVGLSPAEVAVKEIKEESGYDAEAVRLLAVLDKRLHRHPPEPHHVYKIFIQCRLSGGTASSGIETEDVRFFPEDDLPALSVQRNTAAQLHMLFQYNRRPEQPALFD; translated from the coding sequence ATGATTCGTACGGTGTTGTTTGATTTCGACGGCACATTGGCGGATACATTGCCATTGTCTTTGCATGCATTTCGGCTGGTCTTCCAGACCTATGACAAGCGATCGCTGACAGACCACGACATCATGTCCATGTTCGGTCCGACGGAAGATGGCATATTGGCGGCCAACCTGCGTCATAAGGGCTTCCTTCCGCAAGCAATCGAAGCGTACTATGAGCATTACCGCCGCTGGCATCCGAGCCGCGTCCGCTCTTCCGGGCCGGTCATGAACCTGCTGCGGGAGCTGAAGGCCCGGGGCTTGTCCATTGGCGTCCTCACCGGCAAGAGCCGGCGATCCTACGACATATCGGTCCGTCACCTCGGATTGGATTCGTATATCGACGCCTCGGTGACCGGCGATGACGTCCAGCAGCCGAAGCCCCATCCGGAGGGCATCTATCAGCTCCTGCAGACGATGGGCTTGGCGCCGAATGAGATCGTATGGGTTGGCGACAGCGAGGCTGACATCGCCGCAGGCCGCAGGGCGGGCGTCCTCACGTTCGCGGCCCAATGGTTCGGCACGGTGCAGACGCGGCAATTCGAGACGCAGCCGAATGGAATGTTCCGGCAGCCCCAGGAGCTGCTGGACGTCATCAGCAGCCAGGGAGCGGATTCGTCCGCCGATCGCCGCTGGCTCGACTGGACGCTGCGGATTCAGGCGATCGCCCAGACCGGCCTCGCTTACGGCGCAGACATCTATGACCGGGAGCGGTACGAAGAGCTGCGCGACATCTGCGTCGCCATGATGGCGGAGCAGACCGGCGCGGAGAAGCCGGCGGTAGAGCTGGCCTTTGCCCGGGACAGCGGCTATGCAACCCCGAAGGTCGACATTCGCGGCGTCGTCTTCCAACATAACCGCGTCCTGCTCGTCAAGGAAAAATCTGACGGATGCTGGGCGCTGCCGGGCGGTTGGGCCGATGTCGGCCTCTCGCCTGCCGAAGTCGCCGTGAAGGAGATCAAAGAGGAGTCGGGCTATGACGCCGAAGCGGTACGTCTCTTGGCCGTGCTCGATAAGCGGCTGCACCGCCATCCTCCCGAGCCCCATCATGTCTACAAAATCTTCATTCAATGCCGGCTGTCGGGAGGCACGGCGAGCAGCGGGATCGAGACGGAAGATGTCCGCTTTTTCCCTGAAGACGATCTGCCCGCTTTATCTGTGCAGCGCAACACGGCAGCCCAACTGCACATGCTGTTCCAATACAACCGCCGGCCGGAGCAGCCCGCATTATTCGATTGA
- a CDS encoding thymidine kinase, producing the protein MAQLYFRYGAMNSGKSIEVLKVAHNYEEQNKPVLIFTSAVDDRDGVGYVSSRIGLKRPARLVHADTNIFREVSLHGGPVSCVLVDEVQFLSKEQVLQLARIVDELDIPVMGFGLKNDFRNELFEGSYYMLLYADKIEEMKTVCWFCERKATMNLRVGDDGKPVYSGEQIQIGGNERYYPVCRRCYFHPPL; encoded by the coding sequence ATGGCTCAACTATATTTCCGCTACGGGGCAATGAACAGCGGCAAATCGATCGAAGTGCTCAAGGTGGCCCACAACTATGAGGAGCAGAACAAGCCGGTGCTTATCTTCACCTCGGCTGTGGACGATCGGGACGGCGTCGGGTATGTGTCGTCCCGCATCGGCTTGAAGCGCCCCGCGCGGCTTGTCCATGCCGATACGAATATATTCCGTGAGGTGTCCCTGCACGGCGGCCCCGTCTCCTGCGTGCTCGTCGATGAAGTCCAGTTCCTGTCGAAGGAGCAGGTCCTTCAGTTGGCCCGCATCGTCGACGAGCTGGATATTCCGGTTATGGGCTTCGGACTCAAAAACGACTTCCGCAATGAACTGTTCGAGGGCAGCTATTATATGCTGCTGTATGCTGACAAAATCGAAGAAATGAAGACGGTCTGCTGGTTCTGCGAACGAAAAGCGACGATGAATCTTCGCGTTGGCGACGACGGCAAACCCGTCTATTCCGGCGAGCAGATTCAGATTGGCGGCAATGAGCGCTACTACCCGGTATGCCGCCGCTGTTATTTCCATCCTCCCTTGTAA
- a CDS encoding DUF3221 domain-containing protein, translating into MITKKKMVVAVLTLSLGLGFTAGVTPTFAHVDESASKRVSASSIDQLEPTTFTGYVISIGDTYMTIANAPTQEEAMQGEWWELVNQGKILLVPTPQDATYSVGDKLNVYYKAMTMSLPPIAIAPVLEKITE; encoded by the coding sequence ATGATTACGAAGAAAAAAATGGTGGTTGCAGTACTTACTCTGTCATTAGGATTAGGCTTTACGGCAGGCGTAACGCCGACTTTTGCACATGTGGATGAATCCGCATCCAAGAGGGTTTCTGCCTCGTCCATTGACCAACTGGAACCAACGACTTTCACCGGATATGTCATTTCCATTGGTGACACGTATATGACCATTGCCAATGCGCCAACACAAGAAGAAGCGATGCAAGGGGAGTGGTGGGAACTTGTGAATCAAGGCAAGATATTGTTGGTTCCTACTCCGCAAGATGCAACCTATTCGGTAGGAGACAAATTAAATGTTTATTATAAAGCGATGACGATGTCCCTCCCGCCAATTGCGATTGCACCTGTCCTTGAAAAAATCACAGAGTAA
- the gpmA gene encoding 2,3-diphosphoglycerate-dependent phosphoglycerate mutase, with protein MNKLVLLRHGQSVWNVENRFTGWTDVDLSEQGLKEARLAGEILKKHGYTFDEGYASVLKRAIRTLWIVLHEMDLMWIPVHKTWKLNERHYGALQGLNKAETAERYGQDQVQLWRRSVDVRPPALDLSDPRYEASAPQYKDLQEGEFPLTENLDDTEARVLSYWNETLAPALSGGKRIIVSAHGNTIRALVRYLDNLSSDGIVSLNIPTGTPLVYELDDSLAPLRRYYLGLDGEIPMEDFPHLPHSV; from the coding sequence ATGAACAAACTCGTATTGCTGCGTCATGGTCAGAGCGTATGGAATGTGGAGAACCGCTTCACGGGCTGGACTGATGTCGACTTGTCGGAGCAGGGGCTGAAGGAAGCGCGTCTGGCCGGGGAAATTTTGAAAAAGCACGGCTACACCTTCGACGAAGGGTACGCATCGGTGCTGAAGCGGGCGATCCGCACGCTCTGGATCGTGCTTCATGAGATGGATCTGATGTGGATTCCCGTCCATAAGACATGGAAGCTCAATGAACGCCATTACGGCGCGCTTCAGGGCCTGAACAAGGCGGAGACGGCCGAACGGTACGGGCAGGATCAGGTTCAGCTATGGCGCCGCTCCGTCGATGTGAGACCGCCTGCGCTGGACCTGAGCGATCCGCGGTATGAAGCGTCCGCCCCCCAATACAAGGATCTCCAGGAAGGAGAATTCCCTCTGACGGAAAATCTGGACGATACGGAAGCCCGCGTGCTCAGCTATTGGAATGAGACGCTCGCTCCCGCCCTCTCGGGCGGCAAGCGCATCATCGTATCCGCTCACGGCAATACGATCAGGGCGTTGGTCCGGTATCTGGACAACTTGTCGTCCGACGGCATTGTCAGTCTCAATATCCCGACCGGGACGCCGCTTGTCTATGAGCTGGATGACTCGCTCGCACCGCTGCGGCGGTACTATCTGGGGCTCGACGGCGAGATTCCGATGGAGGACTTCCCTCATCTGCCGCACTCCGTCTGA
- the pepV gene encoding dipeptidase PepV produces the protein MNWLAEVDKRKEELLQDLQGLLRIESTKDNATAGPGQPMGRNIAQALDYMLGLSEREQFRTGNLDGYAGYAEYGNEAAPEYVGVLCHLDVVPATGQWTTPPFEPDIRDGKLFARGAIDDKGPTLAAFYGLKLVKDLGLPLKRRVRVIFGTDEESGMECMKTYTEREKMPVSGFAPDADFPITHAEKGQINTKFYLRGFGSSSAGGAAAPQYELVRFDGGGIANMVPESAVAVVAGEPEALASLAKRYEAYCADAGLAGTVEVDAGQATLRMRGKSAHGMEPHVGVNAALKLIRFLGGYSFQPDAARYIGFIDKHLVDDHLGTALGIACVDDITGPLTVNAGIFQYDGASAPFFHLNIRFPVSYSSADVLKPLEEKIAEYGIEMDREIDLKEPHHVDRNHPMIRTLQTIYEEETQLEPTLLTTGGGTYAAFLDNGVAFGALFPGREETAHQVDEYIIIDDLLKATAIYARAIYELANLED, from the coding sequence ATGAATTGGTTGGCGGAAGTCGACAAGAGAAAAGAAGAACTGCTGCAAGACCTGCAAGGCCTGCTCCGCATTGAGAGCACGAAGGATAACGCTACGGCCGGGCCGGGACAGCCGATGGGCCGAAATATCGCCCAGGCGCTCGACTATATGCTCGGGCTGTCGGAGCGGGAACAATTCCGCACCGGCAATCTTGACGGCTACGCCGGCTATGCCGAATACGGAAATGAGGCGGCGCCGGAATATGTGGGCGTGCTCTGCCATCTGGACGTCGTGCCGGCGACCGGGCAGTGGACCACTCCGCCGTTCGAGCCGGATATCCGCGACGGGAAGCTGTTCGCCCGGGGCGCGATCGATGACAAGGGCCCGACCCTGGCCGCCTTCTACGGCCTCAAGCTTGTCAAGGATCTGGGCCTGCCCCTCAAGCGCCGGGTGCGCGTCATCTTCGGAACGGACGAAGAGAGCGGAATGGAATGTATGAAGACCTATACGGAGCGGGAAAAGATGCCGGTATCCGGGTTCGCGCCGGATGCGGACTTCCCGATCACTCATGCCGAGAAGGGGCAGATCAATACGAAGTTCTACCTGCGCGGCTTCGGCAGCTCTTCAGCCGGCGGCGCTGCGGCCCCGCAATACGAGCTCGTCCGCTTCGATGGCGGGGGCATCGCCAATATGGTGCCGGAATCGGCCGTCGCCGTCGTCGCAGGCGAACCGGAAGCGCTCGCCTCCCTCGCCAAGCGATATGAGGCGTATTGCGCGGATGCGGGACTGGCTGGCACCGTAGAAGTGGACGCAGGTCAAGCGACCCTGCGCATGCGGGGCAAATCGGCGCACGGGATGGAGCCGCATGTCGGCGTCAACGCCGCGTTGAAGCTCATCCGCTTCCTGGGCGGGTACAGCTTCCAGCCGGACGCCGCCCGGTATATCGGGTTCATCGACAAGCATCTGGTCGATGACCATCTGGGCACTGCCCTCGGTATTGCCTGTGTCGATGACATTACCGGACCGCTTACGGTCAATGCCGGGATTTTCCAATACGATGGTGCGTCGGCTCCGTTCTTCCATCTCAATATCCGCTTCCCGGTCTCCTACAGCTCTGCCGATGTGCTGAAGCCGCTCGAGGAGAAAATTGCGGAATATGGCATCGAGATGGATCGCGAGATTGATCTGAAGGAGCCGCATCATGTCGATCGGAACCATCCGATGATTCGGACGCTCCAGACCATCTACGAGGAAGAGACGCAGTTGGAGCCTACGCTGCTCACGACCGGCGGCGGCACCTATGCCGCCTTCCTTGACAATGGCGTAGCCTTCGGGGCCCTCTTCCCGGGACGCGAAGAGACCGCGCATCAGGTCGATGAGTACATTATCATTGATGACCTGCTGAAGGCAACGGCTATCTATGCGCGCGCGATCTATGAATTAGCCAATCTGGAAGACTGA
- a CDS encoding phasin family protein, translating into MSDLLKKAVSLGWGLAVVSKEKIEAAVDELVQKGQIAPEQSKALVNQLVERGEEEQASFSASIQDMVKRKLQDFDVAASSDLIALKQRVMMLEQRVAALEGTGPEEPGEEDGQPNMETDGRAD; encoded by the coding sequence GTGAGTGATTTGTTGAAAAAAGCGGTCTCCCTGGGCTGGGGCCTCGCCGTGGTCAGCAAGGAGAAAATCGAGGCGGCCGTCGACGAGCTTGTCCAGAAGGGACAGATCGCTCCCGAGCAGTCGAAAGCGCTGGTTAACCAGCTCGTGGAACGAGGGGAAGAGGAGCAAGCCTCCTTCAGCGCCTCGATTCAGGATATGGTGAAGCGCAAGCTGCAGGACTTCGATGTGGCCGCCAGCTCCGACCTGATCGCGCTGAAGCAGCGGGTGATGATGCTGGAGCAGCGGGTTGCCGCGCTCGAAGGGACTGGCCCGGAAGAACCCGGCGAAGAGGATGGACAGCCGAATATGGAGACGGACGGCCGTGCGGATTAG